Proteins encoded together in one Nocardioides oleivorans window:
- a CDS encoding bifunctional [glutamine synthetase] adenylyltransferase/[glutamine synthetase]-adenylyl-L-tyrosine phosphorylase: protein MTSAGSFVRLGFVDGAAAARGIERLGTAGRPLTDKLAVTADPDAALDGLLRLGEALDEGAPGSGAAMFAEVADDEGTAMRLCSVLGASAALTHHLVRHPDHWRELTDPTLGSTRAAAYAVRESVLTAVGADPHAAEPVAGLPDAGAVDALRVEYRRILLRLAARDLAHHVGLDDAAAEISDLAAATLEGALAIARARVGADAHAVRLSVIAMGKCGGHELNYISDVDVVYVYETAPGADDGVAMRAATQLASHLMRICSDHTREGTIWPVDANLRPEGSQGPLVRTLASHRGYYEKWAKTWEFQALLKARPVAGDLALGRDYVEMIAPMVWSAAERDGFVTEVQAMRRRVVEHIPAHEAERQLKLGSGGLRDVEFAVQLLQLVHGRADPSLRDGATLSALARLTDGGYVGRDDGERLHEAYAFLRTLEHRIQLYQLRRTHVLPDDEASLRRLGRSIGHLSEPAVTLDKEWRYHRREVRRLHEKLFYRPLLGAVARLPGTEARLSLKAAEARLSALGYADPKAALRHLEALTSGVSRTSDIQRTLLPVLLEWFADSPDPDAGLFGFRRISESLGRSPWYLTMLRDEGEVAQRLAHVLGTSRYATDLLEREPQGVKMLGESLVPLSAEAALAEMQALAERAGSAEAAVVAVRAVRRRELLRIACGDLVAGTDVAVVGQGLSRLTDATLQATLDIATEAVRRQRDLDVVPTRIAVIAMGRYGGFELSYGSDADVMFVHDPVEGAEAQVAGSFAQAVVSELRRLLSLPASDPPLEVDADLRPEGRNGPMVRTVESYAAYYAKWSHVWEFQALLRADAVAGDEQVRRRFTELIDPLRFPTHGISEADVVEVRRIKARVDDERLPRGADRHTHLKLGRGGLADVEWTVQLLQMRHAGTVEELRTPQTLPALSAAAEAGLIAADDAATLAEAWRLVSRVRNAVTLVRGKPSDQLPRDATERAAVAGVLGYPQGSSDQMVNDYLRTTRRAHAIVERVFWE, encoded by the coding sequence GCTCCTTCGTGCGTCTCGGCTTCGTCGACGGCGCGGCGGCCGCCCGCGGGATCGAGCGCCTCGGCACGGCCGGCAGGCCGCTGACCGACAAGCTCGCCGTGACGGCTGACCCCGACGCGGCCCTCGACGGACTGCTCCGGCTGGGCGAGGCGCTCGACGAGGGCGCCCCGGGATCCGGCGCGGCGATGTTCGCCGAGGTGGCCGACGACGAGGGCACCGCGATGCGGCTGTGCAGCGTCCTGGGGGCGAGCGCCGCGCTGACCCACCACCTGGTCCGGCACCCCGACCACTGGCGCGAGCTGACCGACCCGACGCTGGGCAGCACCCGGGCCGCGGCCTACGCCGTGCGCGAGTCGGTGCTGACCGCCGTGGGTGCCGACCCCCACGCCGCCGAGCCGGTCGCCGGGTTGCCCGACGCGGGGGCCGTCGACGCGCTGCGCGTGGAGTACCGCCGCATCCTGCTGCGCCTGGCTGCGCGCGACCTCGCCCACCACGTCGGTCTCGACGACGCGGCCGCGGAGATCTCCGACCTCGCCGCCGCCACCCTGGAGGGCGCGCTGGCGATCGCCCGCGCCCGCGTCGGGGCGGACGCGCACGCCGTACGCCTCTCCGTGATCGCGATGGGCAAGTGCGGCGGGCACGAGCTCAACTACATCTCCGACGTCGACGTCGTCTACGTCTACGAGACCGCCCCCGGCGCGGACGACGGCGTCGCGATGCGCGCCGCCACCCAGCTCGCCTCGCACCTGATGCGGATCTGCTCCGACCACACGCGCGAGGGCACGATCTGGCCGGTCGACGCCAACCTGCGGCCCGAGGGCAGCCAGGGGCCACTGGTGCGCACGCTCGCGAGCCACCGGGGCTACTACGAGAAGTGGGCCAAGACCTGGGAGTTCCAGGCGCTGCTCAAGGCGCGCCCGGTCGCCGGCGACCTGGCCCTGGGCCGCGACTACGTCGAGATGATCGCGCCGATGGTGTGGAGCGCCGCGGAGCGCGACGGGTTCGTCACCGAGGTCCAGGCGATGCGTCGTCGGGTCGTCGAGCACATCCCCGCGCACGAGGCCGAGCGCCAGCTCAAGCTCGGGTCGGGCGGGCTGCGCGACGTCGAGTTCGCCGTCCAGCTGCTCCAGCTGGTGCACGGGCGGGCCGACCCGTCGCTGCGCGACGGCGCCACGCTGAGCGCCCTCGCCCGGCTCACCGACGGCGGCTACGTCGGTCGCGACGACGGCGAGCGGCTGCACGAGGCCTACGCCTTCCTCCGCACCCTCGAGCACCGGATCCAGCTCTACCAGCTCCGCCGGACCCACGTGCTGCCCGACGACGAGGCGTCGCTGCGACGGCTGGGTCGGTCGATCGGCCACCTCTCCGAGCCGGCGGTCACCCTCGACAAGGAGTGGCGCTACCACCGGCGCGAGGTGCGCCGGCTGCACGAGAAGCTGTTCTACCGCCCGCTCCTGGGCGCCGTCGCGCGGCTGCCCGGCACCGAGGCGCGCCTCTCGCTGAAGGCCGCCGAGGCGCGGCTCTCCGCCCTCGGGTACGCCGACCCGAAGGCGGCGCTGCGCCACCTCGAGGCGCTGACGAGCGGGGTGTCGCGCACCTCCGACATCCAGCGGACCCTGCTGCCGGTGCTGCTCGAGTGGTTCGCCGACTCGCCCGACCCGGACGCCGGGCTGTTCGGCTTCCGGAGGATCAGCGAGAGCCTGGGCCGCTCACCGTGGTACCTCACGATGCTCCGCGACGAGGGTGAGGTCGCCCAGCGCCTGGCCCACGTGCTCGGCACCTCGCGCTACGCCACCGACCTCCTCGAGCGCGAGCCGCAGGGCGTGAAGATGCTGGGGGAGTCCCTGGTGCCGCTCAGCGCCGAGGCCGCCCTCGCCGAGATGCAGGCGCTCGCCGAGCGCGCCGGGAGCGCGGAGGCTGCGGTGGTCGCCGTGCGTGCCGTACGCCGGCGCGAGCTGCTGCGGATCGCGTGCGGCGACCTGGTGGCGGGCACCGACGTCGCGGTGGTCGGGCAGGGCCTGAGCCGGCTCACCGACGCGACGCTGCAGGCCACCTTGGACATCGCGACGGAGGCCGTGCGCCGCCAGCGGGACCTCGACGTCGTACCCACCCGGATCGCGGTGATCGCGATGGGTCGCTACGGCGGCTTCGAGCTGTCCTACGGCAGCGACGCCGACGTGATGTTCGTGCACGACCCGGTCGAGGGCGCCGAGGCGCAGGTGGCCGGGTCCTTCGCGCAGGCCGTCGTCTCCGAGCTGCGGCGGCTGCTGTCGCTGCCGGCCAGTGATCCGCCGCTCGAGGTCGACGCGGACCTGCGGCCCGAGGGCAGGAACGGCCCGATGGTGCGCACCGTCGAGTCCTACGCCGCCTACTACGCCAAGTGGTCGCACGTGTGGGAGTTCCAGGCGCTGCTGCGTGCGGACGCGGTCGCCGGCGACGAGCAGGTCCGGCGACGCTTCACCGAGCTCATCGACCCGTTGCGGTTCCCCACGCACGGCATCTCCGAGGCCGACGTGGTCGAGGTGCGCCGGATCAAGGCGCGCGTCGACGACGAGCGGCTGCCGCGGGGCGCCGACCGGCACACCCACCTGAAGCTCGGGCGCGGCGGCCTGGCCGACGTGGAGTGGACCGTCCAGCTGCTGCAGATGCGGCACGCGGGCACCGTCGAGGAGTTGCGCACGCCGCAGACGCTCCCCGCGCTGTCCGCCGCGGCGGAGGCCGGCCTGATCGCCGCGGACGACGCCGCGACGCTCGCCGAGGCCTGGCGCCTGGTGAGCCGGGTGCGCAACGCGGTCACGCTGGTGCGGGGCAAGCCGTCCGACCAGCTGCCCCGCGACGCGACGGAGCGCGCGGCGGTGGCGGGGGTGCTCGGCTACCCGCAGGGCTCCTCGGACCAGATGGTCAACGACTACCTGCGCACCACCCGGCGGGCCCATGCGATCGTGGAGCGCGTGTTCTGGGAGTGA
- a CDS encoding SatD family protein gives MSDMKSDASVTVIGDLVGSRRSADRAAVHARFARAVADVNAEFAPLVPLRIGVGDEFQGIFASLGSAIAATLRLRLALLPEVDVRQGIGWGQVQVLAEEPRVEDGPGWWAARSAIEAVEGYERKAALRAVRTAYVAADDEPGPDAATINAALMTRDQVVSGLSERSLSVLGGLLGGRQQQEVADELGISPSAVSQRIRADGLGVLLAADELLRGGVA, from the coding sequence ATGAGTGACATGAAGTCCGACGCTTCAGTGACGGTCATCGGCGACCTGGTCGGCTCACGGCGCAGCGCGGACCGCGCGGCGGTCCACGCCCGCTTCGCGCGGGCCGTCGCCGACGTGAACGCCGAGTTCGCGCCGCTGGTGCCGCTGCGCATCGGGGTCGGCGACGAGTTCCAGGGCATCTTCGCGAGCCTGGGCTCGGCGATCGCGGCGACCCTGCGGCTGCGGCTGGCGCTGCTGCCGGAGGTCGACGTGCGCCAGGGCATCGGGTGGGGGCAGGTGCAGGTGCTGGCCGAGGAGCCGCGCGTCGAGGACGGCCCCGGGTGGTGGGCGGCCCGCTCCGCGATCGAGGCGGTCGAGGGCTACGAGCGCAAGGCGGCGCTGCGGGCGGTGCGCACGGCGTACGTCGCCGCCGACGACGAGCCGGGGCCGGACGCCGCGACGATCAACGCGGCCCTGATGACGCGGGACCAGGTCGTCAGCGGCCTGTCGGAGCGGTCGCTGTCGGTGCTGGGTGGTCTGCTGGGGGGACGCCAGCAGCAGGAGGTCGCCGACGAGCTGGGCATCAGCCCGTCGGCGGTGTCGCAGCGGATCCGGGCCGACGGGCTCGGGGTGCTGCTGGCTGCCGACGAGCTGCTGAGAGGAGGCGTGGCATGA
- the cobU gene encoding bifunctional adenosylcobinamide kinase/adenosylcobinamide-phosphate guanylyltransferase, translated as MRILVTGGVRSGKSSHAEALLGDEPATYVAAGPSPDVETDPDWAARIDAHRSRRPGSWTTLESRDLAGAIRSSEVPVLIDCLGTWLTAVVDEAGAWEAENDAALGLVVARADEVVDALQACEQDVVLVTNEVGLGVVPEHRSGRLFRDLLGTVNQRVAAACDEVHLVVAGRVLRL; from the coding sequence ATGCGGATCCTGGTCACGGGCGGCGTTCGGTCCGGCAAGTCGAGCCATGCCGAGGCACTCCTCGGCGACGAGCCCGCGACCTACGTCGCGGCCGGACCGTCGCCCGACGTGGAGACCGATCCCGACTGGGCCGCCCGGATCGACGCGCACCGCTCGCGCCGGCCCGGCTCGTGGACGACGCTGGAGTCGCGCGACCTCGCCGGCGCGATCCGCTCGTCCGAGGTGCCCGTGCTGATCGACTGCCTCGGCACCTGGCTCACCGCCGTCGTCGACGAGGCCGGCGCCTGGGAGGCCGAGAACGACGCCGCGCTCGGACTCGTCGTCGCGCGCGCGGACGAGGTCGTCGACGCCCTGCAGGCCTGCGAGCAGGACGTCGTGCTGGTGACCAACGAGGTCGGTCTCGGCGTGGTGCCCGAGCACCGCTCCGGCCGGCTCTTCCGCGACCTCCTCGGCACCGTCAACCAGCGCGTCGCCGCAGCCTGCGACGAGGTGCACCTCGTGGTCGCCGGCCGCGTGCTCCGCCTCTGA
- a CDS encoding adenosylcobinamide-GDP ribazoletransferase, translating to MLVRDAWLLATGTLTAFRVPMPSRVDRSVAGLAMALAPVAALPLGVVAALVVLVGDRVDLPPLATAYVVVLALALGTRAFHWDGLADTADGLTASYTRERSLEVMRTGPVGPAGVVAVVLVASLQAAGLTAVVRHEHAWLAVGLLACASRACLAVACVRGVPAARADGLGATHIGAVPVAAALASLLVATLAAAFAGDALGSAWSTVAGLVLMVAAVVALLLRCVRRLGGITGDVLGAAVEVSFAVLVLAASTV from the coding sequence ATGCTCGTCCGCGACGCGTGGCTCCTGGCCACCGGCACCCTGACCGCGTTCCGGGTCCCGATGCCGTCGCGCGTCGACCGGTCGGTCGCCGGGCTGGCGATGGCGCTGGCACCGGTCGCCGCGCTGCCGCTCGGGGTGGTCGCGGCGCTGGTCGTGCTGGTCGGCGATCGGGTCGACCTTCCACCCCTCGCGACGGCGTACGTCGTGGTGCTCGCTCTCGCGCTCGGCACCCGTGCCTTCCACTGGGACGGCCTCGCCGACACCGCCGACGGGCTCACCGCGTCGTACACCCGCGAGCGCTCGCTCGAGGTGATGCGCACCGGGCCGGTCGGCCCCGCCGGGGTCGTCGCGGTCGTGCTCGTCGCGAGCCTGCAGGCAGCCGGGCTCACCGCTGTCGTCCGGCACGAGCACGCGTGGCTCGCCGTCGGGCTCCTGGCCTGCGCCTCGCGCGCCTGCCTCGCCGTCGCCTGTGTCCGGGGCGTGCCCGCGGCCCGGGCCGACGGGCTGGGCGCGACGCACATCGGCGCCGTGCCCGTCGCCGCGGCCCTCGCCTCCCTCCTCGTCGCCACCCTCGCCGCGGCGTTCGCCGGCGACGCGCTGGGCTCGGCCTGGTCGACGGTCGCGGGCCTCGTGCTGATGGTGGCTGCGGTCGTCGCGCTGCTCCTGCGGTGCGTGCGTCGACTCGGCGGGATCACCGGCGACGTGCTGGGCGCGGCGGTCGAGGTGTCGTTCGCCGTGCTCGTCCTGGCCGCGTCGACGGTCTGA
- the cobT gene encoding nicotinate-nucleotide--dimethylbenzimidazole phosphoribosyltransferase, whose amino-acid sequence MDTQPDDISRIAPPSPAVAALAHERLAGLATPPGALGRLGEIGAWLAAVQGEVPPRPLDDVRLVVFAGDHGVAAHGVSAYPAAITEAMVRTIVAGKAGVTALAQAHGVSVTVLDVAVDADLSDLPAEVTARKVRRGSGAIHVEDALSRDEVEASLALGAAVAGELVDDGAQLLMTGDLGIGNTTPAAALVAAVLGLPADEVTGRGTGIDDDGWNRKRDVIATALQRVEGRTDDPVDVLAALGSADLAAAVGFLVESSRRGVPVVLDGLMSLACAVVAQAIAPGAAAWWVAGHRSTEPAQAHALKSLDLEPLLDLGMRLGEGSGAVAALPVLRSGVAVLRDVALLSEIMPS is encoded by the coding sequence ATGGACACTCAGCCGGATGACATCTCGCGCATTGCGCCTCCCTCCCCCGCCGTCGCCGCGCTCGCCCACGAGCGCCTGGCCGGCCTGGCCACTCCCCCCGGCGCGCTCGGTCGCCTCGGGGAGATCGGCGCCTGGCTCGCGGCCGTCCAGGGCGAGGTGCCGCCGCGCCCGCTCGACGACGTACGCCTCGTGGTGTTCGCCGGTGACCACGGCGTCGCCGCGCACGGGGTGTCGGCCTACCCCGCCGCGATCACCGAGGCGATGGTCCGCACGATCGTCGCCGGCAAGGCGGGAGTGACGGCGCTGGCGCAGGCGCACGGCGTCTCCGTGACCGTGCTCGACGTGGCCGTCGACGCCGACCTGTCGGACCTGCCCGCCGAGGTGACCGCGCGCAAGGTCCGCCGCGGGTCGGGCGCCATCCACGTCGAGGACGCGCTGTCCCGCGACGAGGTCGAGGCCTCCCTCGCACTCGGTGCGGCGGTGGCCGGCGAGCTCGTCGACGACGGCGCCCAGCTCCTGATGACCGGCGACCTCGGCATCGGCAACACCACCCCCGCCGCCGCGCTGGTCGCGGCCGTGCTCGGCCTCCCGGCCGACGAGGTGACCGGCCGTGGCACCGGCATCGACGACGACGGGTGGAACCGCAAGCGCGACGTCATCGCCACCGCGCTCCAGCGCGTCGAGGGCCGCACCGACGACCCGGTCGACGTGCTGGCCGCGCTCGGCAGCGCCGACCTCGCGGCGGCAGTCGGCTTCCTCGTCGAGTCGTCGCGCCGTGGCGTGCCCGTCGTCCTCGACGGCCTCATGTCGCTCGCGTGCGCCGTCGTCGCGCAGGCCATCGCCCCGGGCGCGGCCGCCTGGTGGGTGGCCGGCCACCGGTCGACCGAGCCCGCCCAGGCCCATGCGCTGAAGTCGCTCGACCTCGAGCCGCTGCTCGACCTGGGCATGCGCCTCGGTGAGGGCTCCGGTGCCGTCGCGGCGCTCCCGGTGCTGCGCTCCGGCGTCGCCGTGCTCCGCGACGTGGCCCTGCTGTCGGAGATCATGCCGTCCTGA
- a CDS encoding 2'-5' RNA ligase family protein: MSGHSVLQLPVPALEEWVRVRHAHYDGGFVSADPRFGHAHVTALGPFDPDPSAEVLATVSSIAAATVPVRTRLADVARFPNGIIHLVPDPDAALRDLTARLVAAFPAWPPYDGRFGDDVQPHLTLDAASGDVDLASTVALLGDVVPVVVLLDRLQLAWWESGACRVLHEWELGTAVP, encoded by the coding sequence GTGTCCGGCCACTCCGTCCTCCAGCTGCCCGTGCCGGCGCTCGAGGAGTGGGTGCGCGTCCGGCACGCCCACTACGACGGTGGCTTCGTGTCCGCCGACCCGCGCTTCGGGCACGCGCACGTCACGGCGCTCGGGCCGTTCGACCCCGACCCGTCGGCCGAGGTGCTCGCGACCGTCTCGTCGATCGCCGCCGCCACCGTGCCGGTGCGGACCAGGCTGGCCGACGTCGCCCGGTTCCCGAACGGGATCATCCACCTCGTCCCCGACCCCGACGCGGCCCTGCGCGACCTGACCGCGCGGCTGGTGGCCGCGTTCCCCGCGTGGCCGCCGTACGACGGTCGGTTCGGCGACGACGTGCAGCCCCACCTGACGCTCGACGCGGCCTCCGGCGACGTCGACCTCGCCTCGACCGTGGCGCTGCTGGGAGACGTCGTACCCGTCGTCGTGCTGCTCGACCGGCTGCAGCTCGCGTGGTGGGAGTCGGGAGCCTGCCGGGTCCTGCACGAGTGGGAGCTGGGGACCGCTGTGCCATGA